The Nerophis lumbriciformis linkage group LG07, RoL_Nlum_v2.1, whole genome shotgun sequence genome window below encodes:
- the LOC140678952 gene encoding sperm-associated antigen 16 protein-like — MEHDDTFDYEEGEEDDLGDDYLAEEEDLEATVQTIHERARRVRTASSGFELPVTVDDFLRSFLTQMGMTATLDCFQAEWTEMTHVGLVDPRHMGTVPDIYVHNQCLHNELKNALREREEYRQSASASADTLATAQKARDVQQMQHKRAGQERSRLVEETRRVKAQCKAYEPAIRRMGEKYQAVVQQTMKLALERDKILMHVNQDRSQLRGCKSCREMRCNNLNAP, encoded by the coding sequence ATGGAACACGATGATACTTTTGACTATGAGGAGGGCGAAGAGGATGATCTTGGTGATGACTATTTGGCCGAAGAAGAAGATTTAGAAGCCACAGTCCAAACTATCCACGAGCGCGCGAGAAGAGTTCGGACCGCATCTTCCGGCTTCGAACTTCCGGTCACCGTGGATGACTTCCTGCGCAGTTTTCTCACTCAAATGGGGATGACGGCCACCTTGGACTGTTTCCAGGCGGAGTGGACGGAGATGACGCACGTGGGCTTGGTGGACCCCAGGCACATGGGCACGGTCCCGGACATTTACGTGCACAACCAGTGTTTGCACAACGAGCTGAAGAACGCGCTGCGGGAGAGGGAAGAGTACCGGCAGTCTGCGTCTGCCTCGGCCGACACGCTGGCGACGGCGCAGAAGGCACGCGACGTGCAGCAGATGCAGCACAAACGCGCGGGCCAGGAGAGGAGCAGACTGGTGGAGGAGACGAGGAGGGTGAAGGCTCAGTGCAAGGCGTACGAACCTGCCATCAGGAGGATGGGTGAGAAATATCAGGCCGTCGTGCAGCAGACCATGAAGCTGGCTTTGGAGAGGGACAAAATTCTCATGCACGTCAACCAGGATCGAAGTCAACTTCGTGGCTGCAAGTCCTGCAGGGAGATGAGGTGCAATAACCTTAATGCTCCATAG